The Rhododendron vialii isolate Sample 1 chromosome 8a, ASM3025357v1 genome has a window encoding:
- the LOC131298737 gene encoding cytochrome P450 736A117-like, with protein sequence MRGRTPLVTTICKALPPTTVGLHGRRDGGRAEDGWLLGRRRIGVKGKGKGKERKPPKSKIGRWKNPTRGRNSSPPVTHWGNLCSYISSAQTSQGRREMSSFLQLASNSVIAYTFWLSFFILFSVVFLLKKWVLINNPSSTAKNLPPSPPKLPFIGNLHQLRLLAHRSLQSLSRKHGPLMLLQLGSVPALVVSSADAAKEIIKVHDLALSNRPKLRAAKRLLYDYKDVSMAPYGELWRHLKSIYVLQLLSNKRVQSFRRVREEETALMVEKIRELSSESMPVNLSEMFMDLTNDVVCRVVLGKKYGEGESGDKFKMLLRDFVTLMGSLDIGDFVPWLGWVNWVTGVDAKIDRVAKGFDEFLEGLVEVRLKLSNDGGDDGEGNKNFFDILLQIYRGNSAGISIDRDCIKAQILIAFAAGMDTTSTFLEWAMSELLRNPRVMIKVQNEVREILSITGKAEIAEDDLEHMQYLKAVIKEALRLHPSGPLLVPREAREDIRVMGYDITAGTMVITNAWAIGRDPSTWDEPDEFRPERFLNCPIDFRGHDFQLIPFGARRRGCPGISFATVIGELVLANLLHKFNWSLPGGAKPEDLDMTECTGAIVHREFPLLAIATPC encoded by the exons ATGAG GGGGAGGACGCCTTTGGTGACCACGATCTGCAAGGCATTACCTCCAACAACCGTCGGACTACATGGCAGAAGAGACGGAGGAAGGGCAGAGGATGGGTGGCTTTTGGGGAGAAGGAGAATTGGagtgaaggggaaggggaaggggaaggagAGAAAACCTCCGAAATCTAAGATCGGGAGATGGAAAAATCCCACGAGAGGGAGAAATTCCTCCCCACCGGTCACCCATTGGGGT AACTTGTGCAGTTACATTAGCTCAGCTCAAACTTCACAGGGGAGAAGGGAAATGTCGAGCTTTCTGCAATTGGCATCGAATTCGGTTATTGCATATACGTTTTGGCTCTCCTTTTTCATCTTATTTTCAGTTGTCTTCCTCCTCAAAAAATGGGTATTGATCAATAATCCAAGTAGCACCGCAAAAAACCTACCACCATCCCCTCCAAAGCTCCCCTTCATTGGCAACCTTCACCAGCTACGCTTGTTGGCGCACCGTTCACTCCAATCCTTGTCTCGAAAACACGGGCCCCTCATGCTTCTTCAACTAGGCAGTGTTCCGGCGCTGGTAGTTTCGTCCGCAGATGCAGCCAAGGAGATAATCAAAGTCCATGATCTCGCCCTGTCAAACAGGCCTAAACTGCGTGCGGCAAAGCGCCTACTCTACGATTACAAGGACGTGTCTATGGCTCCTTACGGGGAGCTGTGGAgacatttgaaaagtatttACGTGCTGCAGCTTCTCAGTAACAAGAGGGTTCAGTCTTTTCGCAGAGTGAGAGAAGAAGAAACTGCTTTAATGGTGGAGAAGATCAGGGAGTTGAGTTCTGAGTCGATGCCCGTGAATCTAAGCGAGATGTTTATGGACCTTACGAATGATGTGGTATGCAGAGTGGTTCTTGGGAAGAAGTATGGAGAAGGAGAGAGTGGCGACAAGTTCAAGATGCTGCTGAGGGATTTTGTTACGTTAATGGGTAGCTTGGATATCGGGGATTTTGTTCCGTGGCTTGGTTGGGTGAATTGGGTAACCGGAGTTGATGCCAAAATTGATAGAGTTGCTAAAGGGTTTGATGAGTTCCTGGAAGGGCTCGTCGAAGTGCGTTTGAAATTGAGTAatgatggtggtgatgatggtgaaggAAACAAGAACTTTTTCGATATTTTGCTCCAAATTTACAGGGGTAATTCTGCTGGCATTTCTATTGACAGAGATTGCATCAAAGCTCAAATATTG ATTGCGTTTGCAGCTGGAATGGATACCACCTCCACATTTCTGGAGTGGGCAATGTCAGAACTATTAAGGAATCCTCGAGTCATGATAAAAGTGCAAAATGAGGTGAGGGAGATTCTTTCAATAACTGGCAAGGCTGAGATTGCTGAAGACGATTTGGAACATATGCAATACTTGAAAGCAGTGATCAAAGAAGCTCTCCGTCTTCATCCCTCAGGACCATTACTGGTCCCACGTGAGGCAAGGGAAGATATCAGAGTAATGGGTTATGATATTACAGCTGGAACAATGGTTATCACCAATGCTTGGGCAATCGGAAGAGACCCTAGCACTTGGGATGAACCAGACGAGTTTAGGCCTGAGAGGTTTCTGAATTGTCCCATAGACTTTAGAGGCCATGACTTCCAATTGATTCCATTTGGTGCTAGAAGGAGAGGTTGCCCAGGAATCTCTTTCGCGACAGTAATTGGTGAGCTTGTTCTTGCGAATCTGTTGCACAAGTTCAATTGGTCATTGCCTGGTGGAGCCAAGCCGGAGGATTTGGACATGACCGAATGCACTGGCGCTATTGTCCACAGAGAATTTCCTCTTCTTGCGATTGCAACTCCATGTTGA